The following coding sequences lie in one Myxococcus xanthus genomic window:
- a CDS encoding YsnF/AvaK domain-containing protein — translation MYQRSDVNEGMVVRSIDGEKLGKVFAVGDGEFHIEKGLFFPKDYLVRYSEISRIDGSEIILSHGKEMLSRLTEEDRTGTIAGTGGGAGVGPGAVGLGADRAAARASTGMDATTDTAGLRATDTAVGARGIHGREEDITIPLHREEVDVLKRDVQAGEVRVHKDVVEEDREMDVPVRRERVRVERRDVSPGRPAMNASFQEETVVVPLRAEEVEVQKRTVVDEEVVIHKDEVDEERHISEHVRREEVDVRTEGSDERARTLNAPSDDPLKRGY, via the coding sequence ATGTACCAACGCAGCGACGTCAACGAAGGGATGGTCGTCCGCAGCATCGACGGCGAAAAGCTCGGCAAGGTCTTCGCCGTCGGCGACGGCGAATTCCACATCGAGAAGGGCCTCTTCTTCCCGAAGGACTACCTGGTCCGGTACTCGGAAATCAGTCGCATCGACGGCTCGGAAATCATCCTCAGCCACGGCAAGGAGATGCTGAGCCGGCTGACGGAGGAGGACCGCACGGGCACCATCGCCGGCACGGGTGGCGGCGCGGGCGTGGGTCCGGGCGCGGTGGGACTGGGCGCCGACCGGGCCGCGGCCCGCGCCAGCACGGGCATGGACGCCACCACGGACACCGCGGGCCTGAGAGCCACGGACACCGCGGTGGGCGCGCGGGGCATCCACGGCCGAGAGGAGGACATCACCATCCCCCTGCACAGGGAGGAGGTGGACGTGCTCAAGCGGGACGTCCAGGCCGGTGAGGTCCGTGTCCACAAGGACGTGGTGGAGGAGGACCGGGAGATGGACGTGCCGGTGCGCCGCGAGCGCGTCCGCGTGGAGCGCCGGGACGTGAGCCCGGGACGCCCGGCGATGAATGCCTCGTTCCAGGAGGAGACCGTCGTCGTCCCGCTGCGCGCCGAGGAAGTCGAAGTCCAGAAGCGCACCGTCGTCGACGAGGAGGTCGTCATCCACAAGGACGAGGTGGATGAGGAGCGCCACATCTCCGAGCACGTACGCCGGGAAGAGGTGGACGTCCGCACCGAGGGCAGCGACGAGCGGGCTCGTACGCTGAACGCGCCCTCCGACGACCCGCTCAAGCGTGGGTACTGA
- a CDS encoding serine/threonine-protein kinase produces the protein MADVILEDCLERGLDLDSGLDVFLTQCARLVHARAGFVSLRGTRGPVLTRVLGEPGVDVLEAAHWRGVRKLDGGRTLFCTRLALGSLELGGLGLVVEGAFDGGGGLVMKLVEAIGEQLDTAVLGFLALTDGKGALERLDALTAEPPPASRGHIGRYEVVTPLGTGGMAQVLVARTRGPEGLGRLVALKRILPHLSSDPSIVQQFLDEARIGLRLSHPNLVHFYDFGEAEGAYYIAMELVRGVDLARLLRSAKGPLETAHAVAVVCQGLAGLHAAHVLQGEDGAPLELVHRDLSPHNLMVGFDGRVKVLDFGVAKARAQRTVTLPGIVKGKPLYMSPEQARGMKLDARSDLFAMGLVLYQALIGARAFEKPDELATMHAICDEALPPRPSRIPRALWDVLETALAKRPEARFGSAREMADRLADACRPANDSELVRLMAKHFPDRHREFMQLDRPPSRPASAGGLSRDETPIMRPRLRKSSP, from the coding sequence ATGGCCGACGTCATCCTGGAGGACTGCCTGGAGCGGGGCTTGGACCTGGACTCCGGGCTCGACGTGTTTCTCACGCAGTGTGCCCGGCTGGTGCATGCGCGCGCGGGCTTCGTGTCCCTGCGAGGGACGCGAGGCCCGGTGCTGACGCGGGTGCTGGGCGAGCCCGGGGTGGACGTCCTGGAGGCGGCGCACTGGCGAGGTGTCCGCAAGCTGGATGGGGGCCGGACGCTCTTCTGCACGCGGCTGGCCCTGGGCAGCCTGGAGCTGGGAGGCCTGGGGTTGGTGGTGGAGGGCGCCTTCGACGGCGGCGGCGGGCTGGTGATGAAGCTGGTGGAAGCCATTGGCGAACAGCTCGACACCGCCGTGCTGGGCTTCCTCGCGCTGACAGACGGCAAGGGCGCGCTGGAGCGGCTGGACGCGCTCACCGCGGAGCCGCCTCCGGCCTCACGGGGCCACATTGGCCGCTATGAGGTGGTCACACCGCTGGGCACCGGGGGCATGGCGCAGGTGCTGGTGGCGCGGACCCGAGGCCCGGAGGGCCTGGGCCGGCTGGTGGCCCTCAAGCGCATCCTCCCGCACCTGTCCTCGGACCCTTCCATCGTCCAGCAGTTCCTGGACGAGGCCCGCATCGGCCTGCGGCTCTCCCACCCCAACCTGGTGCACTTCTACGACTTCGGCGAGGCGGAGGGCGCGTACTACATCGCCATGGAGCTGGTGCGCGGCGTGGACCTGGCGCGGCTCCTCCGCTCGGCCAAGGGCCCGCTGGAGACGGCGCACGCGGTGGCCGTGGTGTGCCAGGGCCTGGCGGGGCTGCATGCGGCGCACGTGCTACAAGGCGAGGACGGCGCGCCGCTCGAGCTGGTGCACCGGGATTTGTCCCCGCACAACCTCATGGTGGGGTTCGACGGGCGGGTGAAGGTGCTGGACTTCGGCGTGGCCAAGGCCCGCGCCCAGCGCACGGTGACGCTGCCGGGCATCGTGAAGGGCAAGCCGCTGTACATGTCCCCCGAGCAGGCGCGCGGCATGAAGCTGGATGCGCGAAGCGACCTGTTCGCCATGGGGCTCGTTCTCTACCAGGCGCTCATCGGCGCGCGGGCCTTCGAGAAGCCCGACGAGTTGGCCACCATGCACGCCATCTGCGACGAGGCCCTTCCGCCGCGGCCTTCGCGCATCCCCCGGGCGCTCTGGGACGTGCTGGAGACTGCACTTGCCAAGCGCCCCGAGGCGCGCTTCGGCAGCGCGCGGGAGATGGCGGACCGGCTGGCGGATGCCTGCCGTCCGGCGAACGACTCGGAGCTGGTGCGGCTCATGGCGAAGCACTTCCCCGACCGGCATCGCGAGTTCATGCAGTTGGACCGCCCGCCCTCCAGGCCTGCCTCCGCGGGAGGGCTGTCCCGGGACGAAACGCCCATCATGCGACCGCGGCTCCGGAAGTCCTCACCCTGA
- the dnaK gene encoding molecular chaperone DnaK, with protein MGKVIGIDLGTTNSCVAVMEGGEPVVIPNSEGSRTTPSMVGFTDSGERLVGQIAKRQAITNPENTVFAAKRLIGRKFDSPEGKKAIGVSPFKVASSPNGDAWVEIRGKGYSPPEVSAIVLMKMKQTAEDYLGEQVSEAVITVPAYFNDSQRQATKDAGRIAGLNVLRIINEPTAAALAYGLDKVQDGGTERIAVYDLGGGTFDISILELNAGVFEVKSTNGDTFLGGEDFDQRLIDYLAKRFAESNNGLDLRKDRMALQRLKEAAERAKHELSSAPETEVNLPFITADASGPKHLTETVDRATFEALVTDLIDRTIDPCRIALKDAGIPAQQINQVLLVGGMTRMPRVQAKVKEFFGREPHKGINPDEVVAVGAAIQGGVLKGEVKDVLLLDVTPLSLGVETAGGVFTKIIDKNTTIPCKKSQVFSTAVDNQPLVSVHVLQGEREMAADNKTLARFELVGIPPAPRGVPQIEVSFDIDANGIVHVSAKDLGTGKVQQVRVVSNSGLSEAEIQAMISDAQSHASDDKKKKELAELRNNADGLIYTTEKSLEEYASLLSEKDREEIKADLARLKEVLNTSDVAVLKESFQRLEGSAYRIADAIYTGQAS; from the coding sequence ATGGGCAAGGTGATAGGAATCGACCTTGGGACGACCAACTCGTGCGTCGCCGTCATGGAGGGCGGCGAGCCGGTGGTCATCCCCAACAGCGAAGGCAGCCGGACCACGCCTTCCATGGTGGGCTTCACTGACTCCGGCGAGCGCCTGGTGGGGCAGATTGCCAAGCGGCAGGCCATCACCAACCCGGAGAACACCGTCTTCGCGGCGAAGCGGCTCATCGGCCGCAAGTTCGACTCGCCCGAAGGCAAGAAGGCCATTGGCGTGTCGCCCTTCAAGGTGGCCTCCAGCCCCAACGGCGACGCGTGGGTGGAGATTCGCGGCAAGGGCTACAGCCCGCCGGAGGTCTCCGCCATCGTCCTGATGAAGATGAAGCAGACGGCAGAGGACTACCTCGGTGAGCAGGTCTCCGAGGCGGTCATCACCGTCCCCGCCTACTTCAACGACAGCCAGCGTCAGGCCACCAAGGACGCCGGCCGCATCGCCGGGCTCAATGTCCTGCGCATCATCAACGAGCCCACCGCCGCGGCCCTGGCCTACGGCCTGGACAAGGTGCAGGACGGTGGCACCGAGCGCATCGCCGTCTACGACCTGGGCGGCGGCACCTTCGATATCTCCATCCTGGAGCTGAACGCCGGCGTGTTCGAAGTGAAGAGCACCAACGGCGACACGTTCCTGGGCGGCGAGGACTTCGACCAGCGCCTCATCGACTACCTGGCCAAGCGCTTCGCGGAATCCAACAACGGGCTGGACCTGCGCAAGGACCGCATGGCGCTGCAGCGCCTGAAGGAAGCCGCCGAGCGCGCCAAGCACGAGCTGTCCAGCGCACCGGAGACGGAGGTGAACCTGCCGTTCATCACCGCCGATGCCTCCGGTCCCAAGCACCTGACCGAGACGGTGGACCGCGCCACCTTCGAGGCGCTGGTGACGGACCTCATCGACCGCACCATCGACCCGTGCCGGATTGCCCTGAAGGACGCGGGCATTCCCGCGCAGCAAATCAATCAGGTGCTGCTGGTGGGCGGCATGACGCGCATGCCGCGCGTGCAGGCGAAGGTGAAGGAGTTCTTCGGCAGGGAGCCGCACAAGGGCATCAACCCGGACGAGGTCGTCGCCGTGGGCGCGGCCATCCAGGGCGGCGTGCTCAAGGGCGAGGTGAAGGACGTCCTCCTGCTGGACGTGACGCCGCTGTCGCTCGGTGTCGAGACGGCGGGCGGGGTGTTCACGAAGATCATCGACAAGAACACCACCATCCCCTGCAAGAAGAGCCAGGTGTTCTCCACCGCCGTGGACAACCAGCCGCTGGTGAGCGTGCACGTGCTCCAGGGCGAGCGTGAGATGGCGGCGGACAACAAGACGCTGGCGCGCTTCGAACTGGTGGGCATCCCCCCGGCGCCGCGCGGCGTGCCGCAAATCGAGGTGTCGTTCGACATCGACGCCAACGGCATCGTCCACGTCAGCGCCAAGGACCTGGGCACCGGCAAGGTCCAGCAGGTGCGCGTGGTGAGCAACTCCGGCCTGTCCGAGGCGGAAATCCAGGCGATGATTTCCGACGCCCAGTCGCACGCCTCCGACGACAAGAAGAAGAAGGAGCTGGCGGAGCTGCGCAACAACGCCGACGGCCTCATCTACACGACGGAGAAGAGCCTGGAGGAGTACGCCAGCCTCCTGTCGGAGAAGGACCGCGAGGAAATCAAGGCGGACCTGGCGCGCCTCAAGGAGGTGCTCAACACCTCCGACGTGGCGGTGCTCAAGGAATCCTTCCAGCGCCTGGAAGGCAGCGCCTACCGCATCGCGGACGCCATCTACACGGGCCAGGCGAGCTGA
- a CDS encoding branched-chain amino acid ABC transporter permease: MAQLLQHLINGLAAGTIYALVALGYTMVYGVLKLINFAHGDVMMVGVYMGYATAFALGRDMRSSLLGVAVVFAVAMLGCALLGFFIERFAYRPLREKPRLTALITAIGISFALSYGFQLDIGFLPGAAPRAFPEVIEPVEWLVIGDRDVVVWNWQVISFGIAVALMVGLQYLVFRTRFGQAMRAVSWDHRVAALMGIPTDRVIALTFMLSSALAAGAGLLYAIKDTSVSPLMGLYVGLKAFVAAVIGGIGHVQGAVVGGLVLGLVEEFVVGYAASTWRDAVAFGFLILVLLVKPGGLFGRVAAEKV, translated from the coding sequence ATGGCGCAGCTCCTCCAGCACCTCATCAACGGCCTGGCCGCCGGCACCATCTACGCGCTCGTCGCGCTTGGCTACACGATGGTGTACGGCGTCCTGAAGCTCATCAACTTCGCCCACGGCGACGTCATGATGGTCGGCGTCTACATGGGCTACGCCACCGCGTTCGCGCTCGGGCGCGACATGCGCAGCTCCCTGCTGGGCGTGGCCGTCGTGTTCGCGGTGGCCATGCTGGGCTGCGCGCTGCTCGGGTTCTTCATCGAGCGCTTCGCGTACCGCCCCCTGCGGGAGAAGCCGCGCCTCACCGCGCTCATCACCGCCATCGGCATCTCCTTCGCGCTGTCCTACGGCTTCCAACTGGACATCGGCTTCCTGCCGGGCGCGGCGCCGCGGGCCTTCCCGGAGGTCATCGAGCCGGTGGAGTGGCTCGTCATTGGCGACCGGGACGTGGTGGTGTGGAACTGGCAGGTCATCAGCTTCGGCATCGCCGTGGCGCTGATGGTGGGCCTGCAGTACCTGGTGTTCCGCACGCGCTTCGGCCAGGCCATGCGCGCGGTGTCTTGGGACCACCGCGTGGCGGCGCTGATGGGCATCCCCACCGACCGCGTCATCGCGCTGACGTTCATGCTGAGCAGCGCGCTGGCGGCGGGCGCCGGCCTGCTCTACGCCATCAAGGACACGTCGGTGAGCCCGCTGATGGGCCTGTACGTGGGCCTCAAGGCCTTCGTGGCGGCGGTGATTGGTGGCATCGGCCACGTGCAGGGCGCCGTGGTGGGCGGCCTGGTGTTGGGCCTGGTGGAGGAGTTCGTGGTGGGCTACGCGGCCAGCACCTGGCGTGACGCGGTGGCCTTCGGCTTCCTCATCCTGGTGCTGCTGGTGAAGCCGGGCGGCCTCTTCGGCCGCGTCGCCGCGGAGAAGGTCTGA
- a CDS encoding transcriptional regulator, protein MANKWDKQLMDFLKRTGDELKRTTDDLRGEAERLLKEVKDPQNQAKVKEGLEQLRTWAASTSKVAAEKIEVAVRQVEGAVERAFTNEEGGEQAPPSRPAKAPAEPAAEAKAPKASASRPAAKKAGGKSIGRKKPAAKGAATKTAKKAVSGSKKTIGRPKKPAAKTTAGA, encoded by the coding sequence ATGGCCAACAAGTGGGACAAGCAGCTGATGGACTTCCTCAAGCGCACCGGTGACGAGCTCAAGCGCACCACCGATGACCTGCGCGGCGAGGCTGAGCGCCTCCTCAAGGAAGTGAAGGACCCTCAGAACCAGGCCAAGGTGAAGGAAGGCCTGGAGCAGCTGCGCACCTGGGCCGCCAGCACCAGCAAGGTGGCGGCGGAGAAGATTGAAGTCGCTGTGCGTCAGGTCGAGGGCGCCGTCGAGCGCGCCTTCACGAACGAGGAGGGCGGCGAGCAGGCCCCCCCCTCGCGCCCCGCCAAGGCGCCAGCCGAGCCCGCAGCCGAGGCCAAGGCTCCCAAGGCCAGCGCCTCCCGCCCCGCCGCGAAGAAGGCCGGGGGAAAGTCCATTGGCCGCAAGAAGCCCGCAGCCAAGGGAGCCGCCACGAAGACGGCGAAGAAGGCTGTTTCGGGTTCCAAGAAGACGATTGGCCGGCCCAAGAAGCCCGCCGCCAAGACCACCGCCGGAGCGTGA
- a CDS encoding YsnF/AvaK domain-containing protein: MRTDVREGMRVFTADGTRLGTVVGCGGETFAIEGGLLRLKSFTARYGDVVDVRGEDVHLGLTRDEVSLAQEGPAQARSGHPESVLSAEFATPGELVVPLAREEAHPHVVVREAGQVRIHKVVRTEVRHFSVPVRREELVVERVSEQAVDAEGPPAPEAVASARPVLEGLVPFEAGTFVIPLREERVEVTRSVHVWQEVAVSRYTDEVLRQVHATVRKETAEVEERGEVLHDGPLDGLHS, from the coding sequence ATGCGCACGGACGTACGGGAAGGGATGCGGGTCTTCACGGCGGATGGGACCCGGTTGGGCACCGTGGTGGGCTGTGGCGGGGAGACCTTCGCCATCGAAGGAGGGCTGCTGCGGCTGAAGTCCTTCACCGCGCGCTACGGCGACGTGGTGGACGTGCGCGGAGAAGACGTGCACCTGGGGCTGACGCGGGACGAGGTGTCATTGGCGCAGGAAGGCCCGGCGCAGGCGCGGTCAGGTCACCCCGAATCCGTGCTCTCCGCCGAGTTCGCGACGCCCGGCGAGCTCGTGGTGCCCCTGGCCCGCGAGGAGGCCCATCCTCACGTGGTGGTGCGGGAGGCAGGACAGGTGCGCATCCACAAGGTGGTGCGGACCGAGGTGCGGCACTTCTCCGTGCCCGTGCGCCGCGAGGAGTTGGTGGTGGAGCGGGTGTCCGAACAGGCCGTGGACGCCGAGGGCCCGCCGGCGCCAGAGGCCGTGGCGTCCGCCCGGCCGGTGCTGGAGGGGCTGGTACCCTTCGAGGCGGGCACCTTCGTCATCCCCCTGCGCGAGGAGCGGGTGGAGGTCACCAGGTCCGTGCATGTCTGGCAGGAGGTTGCGGTTTCCCGGTACACCGACGAGGTGCTCCGGCAGGTTCACGCCACCGTTCGGAAAGAGACGGCGGAGGTGGAGGAGCGGGGTGAGGTGCTCCACGACGGCCCGTTGGACGGGCTGCACTCCTGA
- a CDS encoding ABC transporter substrate-binding protein, whose translation MRRLAPMLLAALAVMVAACEKKTQPAPSGEGGTQAAQGQGAAPGGAPADANTILLGQVGSLTGGQATFGISTRNGIELALKEANAAGGVKGKKLSIRVYDNQSKPEEAAQAATRLITQDKVALILGDVASSNSLAMAEKAQAAGVPMITPSSTNPTVTEKGDYIFRVCFIDPFQGFVMAKFARENLKLNTVAVLQDNKSAYSIGLADVFRRKFTEMGGKVTAVESYSQGDTDYRAQLTAIRKSQPEGIYVPGYYSEVGIIARQAREVGLKVPLMGGDGWDSEKLFELGGSAIEGSYFSNHYSPDNPDPRVQKFIADYKAAYGAVPDALAALGYDSARVAVGALERAKDLSGPSVRDAIAQTKDFPGVAGTVTLDAQRNAVKSAVVLKVEDGKTQYVTTINP comes from the coding sequence ATGCGACGACTTGCCCCGATGCTCCTCGCCGCGCTCGCCGTCATGGTGGCCGCTTGCGAGAAGAAGACGCAGCCTGCTCCTTCGGGTGAAGGAGGTACTCAGGCCGCGCAGGGGCAGGGGGCGGCGCCCGGGGGCGCTCCGGCGGACGCGAACACCATCCTGCTGGGCCAGGTGGGCTCGCTCACCGGTGGCCAGGCCACCTTCGGCATCTCCACGCGCAACGGCATCGAGCTGGCCCTCAAGGAGGCCAACGCCGCGGGCGGGGTGAAGGGCAAGAAGCTGTCCATCCGCGTCTACGACAACCAGAGCAAGCCCGAGGAGGCCGCCCAGGCCGCCACGCGCCTGATTACGCAGGACAAGGTCGCGCTCATCCTCGGTGACGTGGCGTCGTCCAACTCGCTGGCCATGGCGGAGAAGGCGCAGGCGGCGGGCGTGCCGATGATTACGCCGTCCTCCACCAACCCCACCGTCACCGAGAAGGGTGACTACATCTTCCGCGTCTGCTTCATCGACCCGTTCCAGGGCTTCGTGATGGCGAAGTTCGCGCGGGAGAACCTGAAGCTGAACACGGTGGCGGTGCTCCAGGACAACAAGAGCGCGTACTCCATTGGCCTGGCGGACGTCTTCAGGCGCAAGTTCACGGAGATGGGCGGCAAGGTGACGGCCGTGGAGAGCTACAGCCAGGGCGACACGGATTACCGCGCCCAGCTCACCGCCATCCGCAAGTCGCAGCCGGAAGGCATCTACGTGCCGGGCTACTACAGCGAGGTGGGCATCATCGCCCGCCAGGCGCGCGAGGTGGGCCTGAAGGTTCCGCTGATGGGCGGCGACGGCTGGGACTCCGAGAAGCTCTTCGAGCTGGGCGGCAGCGCCATCGAGGGCAGCTACTTCTCCAACCACTACTCGCCGGACAACCCGGATCCGCGCGTGCAGAAGTTCATCGCGGACTACAAGGCCGCGTACGGCGCGGTGCCGGACGCCCTGGCCGCGCTGGGCTACGATTCCGCCCGCGTGGCGGTGGGCGCCCTGGAGCGCGCCAAGGACCTGAGCGGCCCCTCCGTGCGTGACGCCATTGCCCAGACGAAGGACTTCCCGGGCGTGGCGGGCACGGTGACACTGGATGCCCAGCGCAACGCCGTGAAGTCCGCCGTCGTCCTCAAGGTCGAGGATGGCAAGACGCAGTACGTCACGACCATCAATCCCTAA
- the grpE gene encoding nucleotide exchange factor GrpE: protein MRAVAGSNDKSRIQTEIGQDVIDAAVRSVERHMDEEDEVTVIEVEASGPSTPVEAEASASPADTSSPPSDAEAPPSEDVAALRQEVESLKAQLEFSQAKGRETMERLREAHERAKEAQERTVRHAADLENYRKRAQKEKEEVQRFGSEKLLKDLLPVMDNLDRALDAATKSPDLDSFEKGVAMTRKSFEDALGRHGVKGFSAKGQLFDPRIHEAIQQVETTDVPAGHVAYEVVRGFYLNERLVRPAMVVVARAPAEPVAATEPPAVAEPATDIEAPAAPTQSENSSGGSQ from the coding sequence GTGCGCGCCGTGGCCGGCTCGAACGACAAGAGCAGAATCCAGACAGAAATCGGGCAGGACGTCATCGACGCGGCGGTTCGCAGCGTCGAGCGTCATATGGACGAAGAGGACGAGGTGACCGTCATCGAGGTGGAGGCTTCAGGCCCGTCCACCCCGGTGGAGGCCGAAGCGTCCGCGTCCCCCGCCGACACCAGTTCTCCGCCGTCTGACGCCGAGGCGCCCCCGTCCGAGGACGTGGCGGCGCTCCGCCAGGAGGTGGAGTCCCTCAAGGCCCAGCTCGAGTTCAGCCAGGCCAAGGGGCGCGAGACGATGGAGCGCCTGCGCGAGGCCCACGAGCGTGCGAAGGAGGCGCAGGAGCGCACCGTGCGTCACGCCGCGGACCTGGAGAACTACCGCAAGCGCGCGCAGAAGGAGAAGGAGGAGGTCCAGCGCTTCGGCTCGGAGAAGCTGCTCAAGGACCTGCTCCCCGTGATGGACAACCTGGACCGCGCGCTCGACGCCGCGACCAAGTCGCCGGACCTGGACAGCTTCGAGAAGGGCGTGGCCATGACGCGCAAGTCCTTCGAGGACGCGCTGGGCCGCCACGGCGTGAAGGGCTTCAGCGCCAAGGGTCAGCTGTTCGACCCGCGCATCCACGAGGCCATCCAGCAGGTGGAGACGACGGACGTCCCCGCCGGCCACGTCGCCTACGAAGTCGTGCGCGGCTTCTACCTCAATGAACGGCTGGTGCGTCCGGCCATGGTCGTCGTCGCGCGTGCGCCGGCTGAACCGGTCGCCGCCACCGAGCCGCCGGCCGTCGCCGAACCCGCCACCGACATCGAGGCGCCCGCCGCGCCCACGCAGTCCGAGAACTCTTCCGGGGGGAGTCAGTAA
- a CDS encoding branched-chain amino acid ABC transporter permease, protein METPAIPVPQARSAVPASLRGLLPVLLALPVLALFQWLMSDAPFASYLLSVVGVNIILAVSLNIVNGMTGQFSIGHAGFMAVGAYISGVLSLNLKDVALSFLSVAVSDQVFFVVSLLVGGLAAALCGFLVGLPSLRLRGDYLAIVTLGFGEIIRVVVQNTDAFGRALGLSGIPQTSSPAMVYFFVFLTVLVARRITGSSHGRSLWAIREDEVAAEAMGVDTTGYKVRAFVISSFFAGIAGALFAHFVPIINPGSFTFVKSMEIVVMVVLGGLGSTTGAIIAATFLTLLPEGMRSLFTLLGAEGSLAQKVDQIRMPVYGLLLVVLMLARPQGLFGTKEIWDVLPRWIPRKRRGLA, encoded by the coding sequence ATGGAGACTCCGGCGATTCCCGTCCCCCAGGCCCGCTCCGCCGTCCCCGCGTCGCTGCGCGGCCTGCTGCCCGTGCTGCTGGCGCTGCCGGTGCTGGCGCTGTTCCAGTGGCTGATGAGCGATGCGCCCTTCGCCTCCTACCTGCTGTCGGTGGTGGGGGTGAACATCATCCTCGCGGTCAGCCTCAACATCGTGAACGGGATGACGGGGCAGTTCTCCATTGGCCATGCGGGCTTCATGGCGGTGGGGGCCTACATCTCCGGCGTCCTGTCGCTGAACCTCAAGGACGTGGCGCTCTCCTTCCTGTCGGTGGCGGTCAGCGACCAGGTGTTCTTCGTCGTGTCGCTGCTGGTGGGCGGCCTGGCGGCGGCGCTATGCGGCTTCCTGGTGGGCCTGCCCTCGCTGCGGCTGCGCGGGGACTACCTGGCCATCGTCACGCTGGGCTTCGGCGAAATCATCCGCGTGGTGGTGCAGAACACGGACGCGTTCGGCCGGGCGCTGGGCCTTTCCGGAATCCCCCAGACGTCCTCGCCGGCCATGGTGTACTTCTTCGTGTTCCTCACGGTGCTGGTGGCCCGGCGCATCACCGGCTCCAGCCACGGCCGCAGCCTGTGGGCCATCCGCGAGGACGAGGTGGCCGCCGAGGCCATGGGCGTGGACACCACGGGCTACAAGGTCCGCGCCTTCGTCATCTCGTCGTTCTTCGCCGGCATCGCCGGCGCGCTGTTCGCGCACTTCGTGCCCATCATCAACCCCGGCTCCTTCACCTTCGTGAAGTCGATGGAAATCGTCGTCATGGTGGTGCTGGGCGGCCTGGGCTCCACGACGGGCGCCATCATCGCGGCCACGTTCCTCACACTGCTGCCCGAAGGCATGCGCTCGCTGTTCACCCTGCTGGGGGCTGAAGGCAGCCTGGCGCAGAAGGTGGACCAGATTCGCATGCCCGTGTACGGCCTGCTGCTGGTGGTGCTGATGCTGGCGCGGCCCCAGGGCCTGTTCGGGACGAAGGAAATCTGGGACGTGCTGCCGCGGTGGATTCCGCGCAAGCGCAGGGGGCTGGCGTGA